The stretch of DNA GCAGGAGATGTAGATTATTTATCAGAAACAAAAGATAAAGAAGTTAAGAATGAAGAGCCTGTAAAATGGATTTCATTTAAACAGCATTTCTTCTCTACTGTTTTAATTGCAAAGGATAAATTCCCTGGAAGTACTTTAAATACTGAAACAGATTTAACAAAATCCTATTTAAAAAGACTTTCAGCTGATCTTACCATTCCTTATCAGTCAAAACCAACTGATGAGTTGAACTTTACGTTCTACTTCGGTCCTAACCAATATAATACGCTTAAAAATGTTGGTAATGACTTACAACGTCAGGTTAACTTAGGCTGGGGACCTTTAGGTTGGATTAACCGTTGGGCAGTAATTCCTCTGTTTAATTTCCTTGATAACTTTAATATGAGTTATGGTATTATCATTTTGATTTTAACCATCATATTAAAACTGGTTTTATTGCCAATTACTTATAGCTCATACATGTCGCAAGCAAAAATGCGCGTGTTAAAACCAGAAATGGATGCTATTAAGGAAAAAGTTGGCGAAGAAGATCAAACCCGTTTACAACAAGAATACCTGAAGTTATACAAGCAAGCCGGTGTAAATCCATTAGCGGGATGTATCCCTCTGTTACTACAGATGCCTATCTTACTGGCATTCTTCCGTTTCTTCCCTGCTTCGTTTGAATTACGTCAGCAATCATTCTTATGGGTACCTGACCTTTCAACTTATGACTCGGTAATTACCTGGGGAACTAATATTCCTTTCATCGGAAATCACTTGAGTTTAATGTGTTTATTAATGACCATTTCCACCTTAATTTACACATGGATGAATAACCGTATTTCGGGTGTTACAGGCCAAATGAAGTATATTGGTTACATTATGCCAATTATCTTCTTAGGCGCGTTAAACAGCTTCCCTGCAGGTTTGAACTTCTATTATTTCTGTGCTAACATTATCACATTTGCACAACAGTTCATTATCCGCAAATTCGTTAACGAAGACGCTATCCACGCAAAAATTCAGGAAAACAAAAAACGTCCTAGCGCTGGCAAGAAATCTAAATGGCAAATGCGTTTAGAGGAAATGACTAAACAGCAACAAGCTGCGCAATCAAAAAGTAAGAAATAAGATCCTGTTTAATATAATTATGAAAGCCGTCCCGGTCTAACCGGGATGGCTTTTTTTTGTAGTCTATAAATTGATCAGCTATTCATTTGGATTCGGACAAGGACTAACGGTATAATAAAATACTCCTTGAGGATCTGCATATTTATAGAGATAGAAATTAACAACGGTGTCTAAAAAGCCATCAATATAATAGTCTGTAAACTCAAAGGTACTAGGGTAATTAAAGTCAGCTATAATTACTTCATTAGTGTAAAAGTCTGAGATTGGAAATTTCAATGCCGACTCTCCATTAACATAAGCGTATTCACCTGTAAAAGTTCGTAAGCCATCGCTTGAGGTTAACTCAATATAATTCAGACCATCATATCCAGCTTGAACATAGACAAACTGATGATCATGAAATATTGAAACCCCGAGATTATATGAATCATTGGAATCTTCCATTGTCATCTCCTGAGTTACACCTGGAGGGTTAATCTCATGGGTATCGGACTCATACCTTAAATAACTCGAATGCATAACAACAGTATATTGGGCTGTTGGACCACAAGATTGAACAGTTGAAGCTGAATTGTTAACAATCGGAGAGTTTACATTGGGATAAACCTTATCAATGTCTTTCTGACAACTTAGTGAGCACACTAGTACTCCCATAAGCACAATGATTTTTTTCATAAAGAAGATGTAATTTAAAGAAGATGTAATTTATTGAGTCAATTTGCAATTGAACAAACTATAAATCAATACATTAAATGATTTAACAAAAAAAAGAAAAAATAGAATCAATCGAAAAGTAAGAAGTAAAGATCCTGTTTAATATAATTATGAAAGCCGTCCCGGTCTAACCGGGATGGCTTTTTTGTAGTCTATAAATTGATTAGTTATTCATTTGGATTACAACACGGGCTGATCTTATAGGCAAGTTCACTTTTATTCGTGTTAATTGAAAGCCCGCGCTTAATGCTTCTGAGGTAAACATAAATCGGAGTTTCTAAGGTATAATCAATATAATAACTTTCAGGATCAAAAGTTTCAACATAACGGATCAAAATTGATTGATTGGCAGAAAATTTACTAAGTGGTATTTTTAAAATTAACGTACTACTATTTAGATAATCGTATGTTCCTGTATAGGTCGTTAACCAATCTGTTGAAGAAACAACAAAAGCTGATGAATCAATGTTAACCGTTCTAACATATAAATATTGATAATCGTTAAAGACGCAAACAGAACCAGAATGATCAGCATCATCAAAACCAGGAGTTGGGGGTATTCCAGAAGGCTCATAATAGCGGATTGTTTCTCTTTTAAATAAGACTGAATCTCTAACTACATTACCACAGATTTGAATAGGAATTCCCAAACTGTTTACCTGTTTGGCTGTTGCATTTACATACGGACATTTGTCCGTGTCTTTTTGGCAACTAAGAAGGCACACCATGGCCATCATAAGTAGAAAAGTTTGTTTCATAAGTATAAAGTTTAGATAAACAATAAGTTACGAAAAAAACAGGATATATAGTGGGCTTGAAAAATCAGATAAGGTAGCTACATAAAAAAAGGAGTTGAAACCTGGGAAGAATCAACTCCTTTAATTTAACCTAAACCAAAAGAAAAAGAATAATAATAGGAATATAAAATATAACTATACTCTTTTTCCTACCGCTAAAGTAGATTATAGATTTGACTTACCCAAATTTTTTTTAGAAATGCGAGATAAGTCCCTATAATCTACGTGGACAAAAAACTTAATTATTGTTTTTGAAACTTTAAAGACTTTTGAAAATCGGCACTTTCAACTATTATATTATAATAACCAGGAGACAGTGATGATACATTTATACTTTTATTATTTTCAAAGACACCTGTTTGTACTATTTGGTTATCTAAACTTACAATCCTATATTTTCCTAATTTAACAACTTCACTGGTTTTCAAAGTGATTTCAGAAGTTGATGGATTAGGATATAGTAACATAATTGCTTCATTAGATTTGTTTTGAACCTGCATTGTACTTCCTCCACCGCATCTAAAATCCACATTTACTAATGTAGAAGAAGTTGAGGTCTCTACTGCTGTTCCACATAAACTGACAGGTAATGCATATATATAATAGTTACCGGGATCTGTTATTCCAAACTCTTGATAATTCAAGCCAAATTGATTGACAATGGTTTTATCATTAGGATTATTAGCTGGATAATACCCCCAAACGTAGGTTGATACATCCGGCAATGGTTCTGCCTGAACTGTAAATAATTCTCCAGAGCAAACTTTTGAAGGTGCACTTACCCAATTTACTGGAACAGCTCCAATTAAAAACTCCCTACTTGCATACGGTGTTGAGTTTGTACAAAGTGGTTTATTTGCTTTAACCTTTACAGTTCCTTTGTAATTAGATAATTGACTTGAAACAACTACCGAAGTACCACCCAACCCAGTGATGGTAACAGGAGATGACTGACCATTTATTAATAAGGCAGATGTCGAAGTTTCCCATGTATATGAATCTGCTCCTTCAACTGGGTTAATAGTTACATTTCCTGATCCACATAGTGTACTAAAATCATTTGTTATTACCGGCGCATTATTTGTCCTATTGATCTGAATTGAAGCAACCTGACCAGTTGTGGTACATAGGTTATCTCTGCCAATTACATTGATACTAATTGAATTATTAGTTGTTACATTGTAATTTACACTTGGAGTTGTGGTTGTCTGCGTCCAGCCTAATCCATCGGACCACGTGTACTGATTCGCAATAGCAACCGGTGTAATACTTAATGGAATACTTCCTCTAAATGAACAATCTTTAGAAATTGTTAGAGATTGAACATCAGCAAATACCCTGACCTTTACATCATGTTTAATCGAAACAATATCAGTAGTACATCCACCACTTGAAGAAGTTTTATAATATGTATAATAAACCTTTGCATTAATTGATGTAGGGGTATTGATCCACTTGACTTTAATTTTGTCTTTATTCTGTGAAACCTCAATTATTTGCCCTCCAGATACAGACCATGGAAGATTATTTGGACATGGTGGAATACTTGAAATTGAGTACTCATAAATTACATCCGGACAAGGATTTTGAGGGCCAGAAATTGTTTGGGCTTTGGAATTAAAGCAACAAGAAACCACAAGGAATAAGATTCCTGGCAGAATTAGGCATTTTTTATACATAAATAAATTGTTTAAGATGTGATCAAGTGTACGACGATTAATAAAGAAAGTTGTATAAATTTGCAAGTATACAGTATAATGAGTATCAGTGCTCCCATTTTTAACTTGCAAAAAAAACGCAACCACCTTCAATCCTCCATTAATAATGCAGTTCACATTTATGTTACAATTAAGTTAATAGTCATTTTATTTAGCAAAATAATTGCAACAACTGCTTACCTTTGTAAACATTAAACCCAGAGGCAACATGAAGGATACTGAATTTGTAAACTACACTAAAGAGGAAAGAAAGTCGCACATCTTAAAAGAGATTGATTTACATACACGTGTAAGTTTCGAAACATTATCCAATCAATTAGGAGTTTCTGAGGATACAATAAGGCGAGATATTAACGAATTAGAAATCGAATCGCTGTTGATTAAGGTAAAAGGTGGGGCTATGACAAAAGCCTATCATCATACCTCCTCTGCACAAACTTATGCTGAATCTTCTAAAAAGATCATTGCTCAAAAAACAACGAAATTGCTGAAAGACGGCATGGTGTTGCTTGTTGGCGGAGGCACTACAATCAGAGAATTTATCCGATTGATTCCTACAGATCTTAACCTCACTGTCTTTACAGTAAATGTTTTATCAGCTGTTGAGTTATTAGATAAAGCCAATGTAAAAACCATTATGATTGGTGGCAGTATTTCTACCTACAGTCAAATGTGTATAAGCGGAGATGTTTATAGTCAATTGGCCAACATTAAAGCTGACCTATTGATTTTAGGAACAAACGCTTTAGCCATTGAAGGAGGATTTTCAGACTCGGATTGGGAAACGGTTCAGGTGAAAAAGGCGATGATACAAGCTGCTGAAAAAACAGCCATTCTTACTATTTCTGAAAAGTTGGATACTACCCTAAAAATGAAAATAGCCAACTTATCCGAAGTAGATTATGTTATTACTGAGATCGACACAGATAACGAAAAACTACAATCGTATAAGGAGGCTGTTCCTAGGCTAATATTTGTTTAATTCCAATTTTTCATCAGAAAATTAATCCAATTCTGGTGAAAAATATTATTCAAATCTGCTTGTGAATACCCATGATCTGTAAAAATCGTTACTAATTTTTGCAAATCTGCGATTGTATCCAAATCATGCGGACACTGTTCCGTTCCGAAAGCTCCATCCAGATCAGACCCAATACCTATATGCAATGTATTTCCTGCTAACTGACAAATATGATCCATGTGATTAAATACGGTTTGTAAATCACAGTGCATACCTGTTGGCGTTGACACCCCTCTCTCCCAGTTAGGAACCAGCATCCATGCATCAAATGCTCCTCCAATTACTGCTCCTCTTTTGATCAACGCTGTTAGCTGTTCATCGCTGAACTGCCTGTTGTGATTTACAAGAGCACGACAGTTATTATGACTTGCCCATACTGCACCATTAAAATGATCCATTGCCTGCCAAAAGGCATCATCACATAAATGAGTTGCATCAAGTATAATATTCAACCGCTCCATTTCTTTTAACAACGCTAAGCCATTGGCATTCATTTTTCCTGTAGCATCAGTACCGTTAGCATATCGGCCTGGACCATAATGTGCAGGTCCAACTGCACGTAATCCATAATTATAGGCTCTTTCAAGGTAGGAAAGATCGATCAGCGAATCGGCCCCTTCTAAACTTAATATATATCCAATAGGTTTTTGGTCGTTTGGCTGACCATTATTCCATAGTGAGATATGGTTTTGTAAGGATGTTTTATCTATGATCTGCACCATTTCACCAGCTTCTTCCATGGATTTATACCATGCAAGCTGGGCTTGTGTTTGTGCCCACGCTTGTTGGGGTGAATTCCAGCCGGGAATCAGGCTGTCGGGTTTTACAAAACGGGCAATCTGCGTAGCCACAACAATTCCAATATTTCCATTTCTTAATGCAGGCAACGATACCGTTGCTCTTTCTCTGTCGGGTTTATCGGTCATGCCTTTTTCCAAAGCACGCAACGTTGTAACATCATTTCTCAGATCCCTGTTCCATTCCATGGCATTCATGCTAAGGTCCAGGTGTGCATCTACTATAAACATAATAGCTAGTATGTGATTTTAAATAGTTATTTTTTTGTTGCGTGCTTCCACCAACCATGTATCATAGATCTCATGATTATTATTGACGACTTGTACGGAATCGTACAAAGC from Solitalea canadensis DSM 3403 encodes:
- a CDS encoding dipeptidase, whose amino-acid sequence is MFIVDAHLDLSMNAMEWNRDLRNDVTTLRALEKGMTDKPDRERATVSLPALRNGNIGIVVATQIARFVKPDSLIPGWNSPQQAWAQTQAQLAWYKSMEEAGEMVQIIDKTSLQNHISLWNNGQPNDQKPIGYILSLEGADSLIDLSYLERAYNYGLRAVGPAHYGPGRYANGTDATGKMNANGLALLKEMERLNIILDATHLCDDAFWQAMDHFNGAVWASHNNCRALVNHNRQFSDEQLTALIKRGAVIGGAFDAWMLVPNWERGVSTPTGMHCDLQTVFNHMDHICQLAGNTLHIGIGSDLDGAFGTEQCPHDLDTIADLQKLVTIFTDHGYSQADLNNIFHQNWINFLMKNWN
- the yidC gene encoding membrane protein insertase YidC; translation: MDRNTFTGMFMIAAILLAWGYFMKPNEAEVKQYQHQTDSIKNAKAGIKTTPAAANKSVNLADTSTVQQQQFITVENELIKVILSTKGGRVYSTEIKGQKSYDGKPVVLFNGDDNRFGFKLPLNSKNVNTNDEFFQPVGSSFSVAGKDSSSVTLRLAFSPTQYIDYVYSLKGNSYLLNYAVKMVGMNQLISPNAKALNLEWKSDLIQQEKDKKSEQGYTTVYFKKDAGDVDYLSETKDKEVKNEEPVKWISFKQHFFSTVLIAKDKFPGSTLNTETDLTKSYLKRLSADLTIPYQSKPTDELNFTFYFGPNQYNTLKNVGNDLQRQVNLGWGPLGWINRWAVIPLFNFLDNFNMSYGIIILILTIILKLVLLPITYSSYMSQAKMRVLKPEMDAIKEKVGEEDQTRLQQEYLKLYKQAGVNPLAGCIPLLLQMPILLAFFRFFPASFELRQQSFLWVPDLSTYDSVITWGTNIPFIGNHLSLMCLLMTISTLIYTWMNNRISGVTGQMKYIGYIMPIIFLGALNSFPAGLNFYYFCANIITFAQQFIIRKFVNEDAIHAKIQENKKRPSAGKKSKWQMRLEEMTKQQQAAQSKSKK
- a CDS encoding DeoR/GlpR family DNA-binding transcription regulator, which encodes MKDTEFVNYTKEERKSHILKEIDLHTRVSFETLSNQLGVSEDTIRRDINELEIESLLIKVKGGAMTKAYHHTSSAQTYAESSKKIIAQKTTKLLKDGMVLLVGGGTTIREFIRLIPTDLNLTVFTVNVLSAVELLDKANVKTIMIGGSISTYSQMCISGDVYSQLANIKADLLILGTNALAIEGGFSDSDWETVQVKKAMIQAAEKTAILTISEKLDTTLKMKIANLSEVDYVITEIDTDNEKLQSYKEAVPRLIFV
- a CDS encoding T9SS type A sorting domain-containing protein, whose translation is MYKKCLILPGILFLVVSCCFNSKAQTISGPQNPCPDVIYEYSISSIPPCPNNLPWSVSGGQIIEVSQNKDKIKVKWINTPTSINAKVYYTYYKTSSSGGCTTDIVSIKHDVKVRVFADVQSLTISKDCSFRGSIPLSITPVAIANQYTWSDGLGWTQTTTTPSVNYNVTTNNSISINVIGRDNLCTTTGQVASIQINRTNNAPVITNDFSTLCGSGNVTINPVEGADSYTWETSTSALLINGQSSPVTITGLGGTSVVVSSQLSNYKGTVKVKANKPLCTNSTPYASREFLIGAVPVNWVSAPSKVCSGELFTVQAEPLPDVSTYVWGYYPANNPNDKTIVNQFGLNYQEFGITDPGNYYIYALPVSLCGTAVETSTSSTLVNVDFRCGGGSTMQVQNKSNEAIMLLYPNPSTSEITLKTSEVVKLGKYRIVSLDNQIVQTGVFENNKSINVSSLSPGYYNIIVESADFQKSLKFQKQ